The Haloprofundus salinisoli region ACCGAACGGACTGAAACGTTCGAAACGGAGCGAACAGTCGTTCGCCCCGATTAGCGCGTCGGTAAGCGCCGGTGGACCGAGCGCATAGCGGATCCATAGTAATGGACCCAGTTTGCAAAGCGGGAGATACAGATGAAGGACGACAGTCGAAGCCGAAGACGGTTCCTCCAGACCACCGGTGCGGCCGGCTTGGCCGGTCTCGCCGCCGTCGCGGGTTGTAGCGGCCAGTCGCCCGACGACGCCAACGACTCCGCCGCCAACGGGTCGACCCAGAGCGCGAACCAGACCGCGGGCGACGGCGCGGCGACCGACGAACCGGCCGAGACCGACGAACCGGTCAGCGACGAGGCAGCGGAGGTGGAGACGACGTACAAGAGCCGCGAGAAGTACAACGAACCGGGAGAGTTGCTCGACGATTTCACCGACCTCTCGACGTGGCTCTCGAACGCGGGCGAACTGGAGCCCTCCTCCGAGCACGCCTTCCGCGGCGACAAGAGCGCGAAACTCGTCGGCAAGGGCGGCGACAACGCCAGCATCGCGCGTTCGTTCGAGAACAACCGCGACCTCACGAAGAAGGACTTCTCGCTCGCGCTGCGCTCGACGACGCCCTCGAAGTTCGCGCTGTTCGTCTACCTCCGCGACCCGTTCGGCAACTACGCCGTGCTCGAACTGCGGAACATCACGATGGAGACGCCCGACGTGGGCTGGTTCCGCACCGCACCGGGCGTCTACGAGACGAGCAACACGCCGCCGGACCTCACGCAGATTTCGCGCATCGAAATCGTCGCCAACAACGCCACCGGCGACGATATCGAGGTGTGGGTCGACGACCTGCGCATCCACGACAAACCCGACAAGGGCTACATCGTCTTCAGCTGGGACGACGGACGCAAGAGCTACTACGACGACGCCGCACCGCTCCACGACGAGTTCGAGGTCCCGGCCGTGCAGGCCGCCGTACCGCGGTTCGTCGGCCAGGAGAACTTCATGACGCTCGGCGAACTGAAAGAGCGTCACGAGGCCGGCGACGAGATCGTCGCCCACGAGAGCATCCGCAACCGGTTCCACTCGCTCTCCGGCGACGAACTCGAGAAGACGGTTCGTCAGAACAAGCAGTGGCTTCTCGGCCACGGCTTCGAGGGCTCGAACTTCGTCGTCTACCCCGGCAACGATTACGACGCGACGGCGCTCGACGTCGTCAACAAGTACCACTACATGGGCGGCATGAACCAGTCGTTCGAGCCGAACACGACGAGCGCGTACGCGTTCGACCCGCTGGTGTTGCCGCGGACGGTCGGTCACGACCTGGACATCTCCAAGCGCGTCGTCGACCTCTGTGCGGAACACCAGAACGTTGGCATCCTCAACTTCCACGACTTCAACAACGACAACACGATGAGCAAAGGCGACTACCGGAAGCTCCTCGAACACGTCACGCAGAAGGAGGGCATCGAGGTCATCAACTTCTCTGACCTCTGGAAGCTCCGGAAATCCGCGCCGTAATCGGGTTCGCTGCGACCCGTCGCTCGACTCCCCGTTGGCTCCACGCGGTCTCCGTTTCGGTCAGACGTGCATCGGGCCGATTCGTGGGTTCGGTTCCCTGTTTTCTCTCGCTTTTCGTTTCTCGCGTCTTCCAACGAACTCCGACGGCTGTCGCAGACATATCCGTTTATAGATGCAATTATCGCACGTCGGTGACAAGCGTCTACGATGGAACTCGGCGGCCTGTTCGAGACGCTGCGGGAACTGTTGGTCTTGCTCGTCGGCGGTCTCGGGTTCTTCCTGTTCTTCCTCGTGG contains the following coding sequences:
- a CDS encoding polysaccharide deacetylase family protein → MKDDSRSRRRFLQTTGAAGLAGLAAVAGCSGQSPDDANDSAANGSTQSANQTAGDGAATDEPAETDEPVSDEAAEVETTYKSREKYNEPGELLDDFTDLSTWLSNAGELEPSSEHAFRGDKSAKLVGKGGDNASIARSFENNRDLTKKDFSLALRSTTPSKFALFVYLRDPFGNYAVLELRNITMETPDVGWFRTAPGVYETSNTPPDLTQISRIEIVANNATGDDIEVWVDDLRIHDKPDKGYIVFSWDDGRKSYYDDAAPLHDEFEVPAVQAAVPRFVGQENFMTLGELKERHEAGDEIVAHESIRNRFHSLSGDELEKTVRQNKQWLLGHGFEGSNFVVYPGNDYDATALDVVNKYHYMGGMNQSFEPNTTSAYAFDPLVLPRTVGHDLDISKRVVDLCAEHQNVGILNFHDFNNDNTMSKGDYRKLLEHVTQKEGIEVINFSDLWKLRKSAP